A genomic window from Phoenix dactylifera cultivar Barhee BC4 chromosome 7, palm_55x_up_171113_PBpolish2nd_filt_p, whole genome shotgun sequence includes:
- the LOC103715545 gene encoding oligouridylate-binding protein 1-like isoform X1: MNPRLNQQQALMQQAMLQQQHLYHSGVLAAAMSQMEPVPSGNLPPGFDPSTCRSVYVGNIHPAVTESLLAEVFQSIGPLEGCKLIRKEKSSFGFVDYHDRRSAALAIVSLNGRQIYGQAIKVNWAYAGGQREDTSGHFHIFVGDLSPEVTDATLYACFSVYPSCSDARVMWDNKTGRSRGFGFISFRNQQDAQNAINDMTGKWLGSRQIRCNWATKSAGEDKQNNDNQNAVVLTNGNSGNADGGQENANDEPPENNPAYTTVYVGYLAHEVTQAELHHQFHFLGAGVIEEVRIQREKGFGFVRYQTHEQAALAIRMANGRILCGKSVKCSWGTKPTPPGTTSNPLPPPVPPFQMLQTPGLHQGYTAAELLAYQAQAAAAAAAGPLAGQHGLAAQVSGGLLSGGSQAMYDGYPSHSSARQLMYYN; this comes from the exons ATGAATCCAAGGTTAAACCAGCAGCAGGCCTTAATGCAGCAGGCGATGCTCCAGCAGCAGCATCTTTACCATTCTGGCGTTCTTGCTGCGGCCATGTCTCAG ATGGAGCCTGTTCCAAGTGGCAATCTCCCCCCAGGGTTTGATCCATCTACATGCCGCAGTGT GTATGTGGGCAATATCCATCCAGCTGTCACAGAGAGCCTTCTTGCTGAAGTTTTCCAAAGTATTGGTCCACTTGAAGGATGCAAGCTTATTCGAAAAGAGAAG TCATCTTTTGGATTTGTTGATTATCATGATCGGAGGTCAGCAGCTCTTGCAATTGTGTCATTGAATGGGCGCCAGAT ATATGGTCAGGCAATTAAGGTGAATTGGGCATATGCTGGTGGCCAGAGGGAAGATACATCTG GACACTTCCATATTTTTGTTGGGGATTTGAGTCCTGAAGTAACTGATGCAACTCTTTATGCCTGTTTCTCAGTATATCCCAGTTGTTC TGATGCGCGTGTCATGTGGGATAACAAAACAGGGCGCTCTAGAGGATTCGGATTTATTTCTTTCCGCAATCAGCAG GATGCTCAGAATGCTATAAATGACATGACTG GTAAATGGCTTGGAAGCAGACAAATACGGTGCAATTGGGCAACCAAGAGTGCTGGGGAGGACAAACAGAACAATGATAATCAGAATGCTGTTGTATTGACAAATGGAAATTCTGGTAATGCAG ATGGAGGCCAGGAGAATGCAAATGATGAGCCTCCTGAAAATAATCCTGCCTACACAACTGTATATGTTGGCTACCTGGCTCATGAG GTGACACAAGCTGAGCTCCATCACCAATTTCACTTTCTAGGGGCCGGTGTTATTGAAGAAGTGCGCATACAGAGAGAGAAAGGATTTGGATTTGTGAGATATCAAACCCATGAACAAGCTGCTTTAGCCATTCGAATGGCCAATGGAAGGATCCTATGTGGGAAATCAGTGAAA TGCTCATGGGGTACTAAGCCAACCCCCCCGGGGACAACCTCCAACCCTCTACCACCCCCGGTTCCTCCTTTCCAAATGTTACAAACGCCAGGTCTCCACCAAGGCTATACAGCTGCAGAGCTGCTGGCTTACCAGGCTcaggctgctgctgctgctgctgctgggcCATTGGCTGGCCAGCATGGCCTTGCTGCACAGGTATCTGGAGGGCTCTTGTCTGGAGGTTCCCAGGCAATGTATGATGGCTATCCCAGTCACTCATCTGCTCGACAGCTAATGTATTACAACTAG
- the LOC103715545 gene encoding oligouridylate-binding protein 1B-like isoform X2 produces MMEPVPSGNLPPGFDPSTCRSVYVGNIHPAVTESLLAEVFQSIGPLEGCKLIRKEKSSFGFVDYHDRRSAALAIVSLNGRQIYGQAIKVNWAYAGGQREDTSGHFHIFVGDLSPEVTDATLYACFSVYPSCSDARVMWDNKTGRSRGFGFISFRNQQDAQNAINDMTGKWLGSRQIRCNWATKSAGEDKQNNDNQNAVVLTNGNSGNADGGQENANDEPPENNPAYTTVYVGYLAHEVTQAELHHQFHFLGAGVIEEVRIQREKGFGFVRYQTHEQAALAIRMANGRILCGKSVKCSWGTKPTPPGTTSNPLPPPVPPFQMLQTPGLHQGYTAAELLAYQAQAAAAAAAGPLAGQHGLAAQVSGGLLSGGSQAMYDGYPSHSSARQLMYYN; encoded by the exons ATG ATGGAGCCTGTTCCAAGTGGCAATCTCCCCCCAGGGTTTGATCCATCTACATGCCGCAGTGT GTATGTGGGCAATATCCATCCAGCTGTCACAGAGAGCCTTCTTGCTGAAGTTTTCCAAAGTATTGGTCCACTTGAAGGATGCAAGCTTATTCGAAAAGAGAAG TCATCTTTTGGATTTGTTGATTATCATGATCGGAGGTCAGCAGCTCTTGCAATTGTGTCATTGAATGGGCGCCAGAT ATATGGTCAGGCAATTAAGGTGAATTGGGCATATGCTGGTGGCCAGAGGGAAGATACATCTG GACACTTCCATATTTTTGTTGGGGATTTGAGTCCTGAAGTAACTGATGCAACTCTTTATGCCTGTTTCTCAGTATATCCCAGTTGTTC TGATGCGCGTGTCATGTGGGATAACAAAACAGGGCGCTCTAGAGGATTCGGATTTATTTCTTTCCGCAATCAGCAG GATGCTCAGAATGCTATAAATGACATGACTG GTAAATGGCTTGGAAGCAGACAAATACGGTGCAATTGGGCAACCAAGAGTGCTGGGGAGGACAAACAGAACAATGATAATCAGAATGCTGTTGTATTGACAAATGGAAATTCTGGTAATGCAG ATGGAGGCCAGGAGAATGCAAATGATGAGCCTCCTGAAAATAATCCTGCCTACACAACTGTATATGTTGGCTACCTGGCTCATGAG GTGACACAAGCTGAGCTCCATCACCAATTTCACTTTCTAGGGGCCGGTGTTATTGAAGAAGTGCGCATACAGAGAGAGAAAGGATTTGGATTTGTGAGATATCAAACCCATGAACAAGCTGCTTTAGCCATTCGAATGGCCAATGGAAGGATCCTATGTGGGAAATCAGTGAAA TGCTCATGGGGTACTAAGCCAACCCCCCCGGGGACAACCTCCAACCCTCTACCACCCCCGGTTCCTCCTTTCCAAATGTTACAAACGCCAGGTCTCCACCAAGGCTATACAGCTGCAGAGCTGCTGGCTTACCAGGCTcaggctgctgctgctgctgctgctgggcCATTGGCTGGCCAGCATGGCCTTGCTGCACAGGTATCTGGAGGGCTCTTGTCTGGAGGTTCCCAGGCAATGTATGATGGCTATCCCAGTCACTCATCTGCTCGACAGCTAATGTATTACAACTAG